In the genome of Drosophila subpulchrella strain 33 F10 #4 breed RU33 chromosome 2L, RU_Dsub_v1.1 Primary Assembly, whole genome shotgun sequence, one region contains:
- the LOC119546644 gene encoding NPC intracellular cholesterol transporter 2 homolog a, translating to MLRYAVIACAALVAFAGALEFTDCGSMTGKFTRVAIEGCDTTKAECILKRNTTVSFSIDFALAEEATVVKTVVHGKVLGIEMPFPLANPDACVDSGLKCPLEKGESYRYTATLPVLKSYPKVSVLVKWELQDQDSADIICVEIPAKIQ from the coding sequence ATGCTGAGGTACGCGGTAATTGCCTGTGCTGCTTTGGTGGCCTTTGCGGGAGCCCTGGAGTTCACCGATTGCGGATCGATGACGGGCAAGTTCACCAGGGTGGCCATCGAGGGATGTGACACCACCAAAGCGGAGTGCATCCTCAAGAGGAACACCACAGTCAGTTTCTCCATCGATTTCGCATTGGCCGAGGAGGCCACAGTGGTGAAGACGGTGGTCCATGGCAAGGTCCTGGGCATCGAGATGCCCTTCCCACTGGCGAATCCCGATGCCTGTGTGGACAGTGGCCTAAAGTGCCCCCTCGAGAAGGGAGAGTCGTATCGCTATACGGCCACCCTGCCCGTCCTGAAATCCTATCCCAAGGTCTCGGTCCTCGTCAAGTGGGAACTGCAGGATCAGGATAGCGCGGACATCATCTGCGTTGAGATTCCCGCTAAAATTCAGTAG
- the LOC119546489 gene encoding aspartate aminotransferase, mitochondrial isoform X1, protein MNRSILMTLKDIANVWANDPGRRTCRAKKASTWFSEVQMGPPDAILGVTEAFKKDKNPKKINLGAGAYRDDNTQPFVLPSVREAEKRVLSRSLDKEYATIIGIPEFYNKAIELALGTGSKRLAAKHNVTAQSISGTGALRIGAAFLAKFWKGNREIYIPSPSWGNHVAIFEHAGLPVNRYRYYNKDTCALDFAGLIEDLKKIPEKSIVLLHACAHNPTGVDPTLEQWKEISAVVKSRNLYPFIDMAYQGFATGDIDRDAQAVRTFEADGHDFSLAQSFAKNMGLYGERAGAFTVLCSDEEEAARVMSQVKILIRGLYSNPPVHGARIAAEILNNEDLRAQWLKDVKLMADRIINVRTQLKDNLQKLGSSQNWDHIVNQIGMFCFTGLKPEQVQKLIKEHSVYLTNDGRVSMAGVTSKNVEYLAESIHKVTK, encoded by the exons ATGAACAGAAGCATTTTGATGACGCTAAAGGATATTGCTAATGTGTGGGCCAACGACCCGGGACGGCGGACATGCCGAGCGAAAAAAGC atCAACATGGTTCTCTGAGGTGCAAATGGGTCCTCCTGATGCCATTTTGGGAGTGACAGAGGCCTTCAAGAAGGACAAGAACCCGAAGAAGATCAACTTGGGCGCTGGCGCCTATCGTGATGATAACACTCAGCCCTTTGTGCTGCCCAGTGTTCGGGAG GCCGAGAAGCGAGTACTGAGCCGTAGTTTGGACAAGGAGTACGCCACTATTATTGGCATTCCCGAGTTCTACAACAAAGCCATTGAACTGGCTTTGGGCACG GGATCCAAGCGCCTGGCCGCCAAGCACAATGTGACCGCCCAGTCCATCAGTGGAACTGGAGCTCTGCGCATTGGAGCCGCCTTCCTGGCCAAATTCTGGAAGGGCAACCGCGAAATCTACATCCCGTCACCATCGTGGGGCAACCATGTGGCCATTTTCGAGCACGCCGGTCTGCCGGTGAACCGGTATCGCTACTATAACAAGGACACCTGCGCCCTGGACTTTGCCGGTCTGATCGAGGATCTGAAG AAAATCCCCGAGAAGAGCATCGTTCTCCTGCACGCCTGTGCCCACAACCCAACTGGAGTCGATCCCACTCTGGAGCAATGGAAAGAAATCTCGGCGGTGGTGAAGAGCCGCAATCTGTATCCCTTTATCGACATGGCCTACCAGGGCTTCGCCACCGGTGACATCGATCGCGATGCCCAGGCTGTCCGCACCTTCGAAGCCGATGGCCACGACTTCTCCCTGGCCCAGAGTTTCGCCAAGAACATGGGATTGTATGGCGAGCGTGCTGGTGCCTTCACTGTGCTGTGCTCCGATGAGGAGGAGGCTGCCCGTGTGATGTCCCAGGTTAAGATCCTGATCCGTGGTCTGTACTCCAATCCCCCCGTTCATGGCGCTCGTATTGCCGCCGAGATCCTGAACAACGAGGATTTGCGCGCCCAGTGGCTGAAGGATGTGAAGCTGATGGCCGACCGCATCATCAATGTGCGCACCCAGCTGAAGGACAACCTGCAGAAACTGGGATCCAGCCAGAACTGGGACCACATTGTCAACCAAATCGGCATGTTCTGTTTCACCGGCCTGAAGCCCGAGCAGGTCCAGAAGTTGATCAAGGAGCACAGTGTCTACCTGACCAACGATGGTCGTGTTTCAATGGCGGGAGTCACCAGCAAGAATGTCGAGTACCTGGCCGAGAGCATACACAAGGTCACCAAGTAG
- the LOC119546775 gene encoding derlin-1: MDAGVWYRSLPRFTRYWLTATVVLSMLCRFDVIPLYWLHLDRSAVFGKLQLWRCVTSLFVFPISSNTAFHFLINCFFIVQYSSKLEKDQYSRSPADYLYLLIVSAVLANIGGMIFNVYFLMDMLVLAITYIWCQLNKDVTVSFWFGTRFKAMYLPWVLAAFEFIFHFSLASLVGIFVGHVYYFFKFQYSQDLGGVALLETPQFLKRLVPDISGGFGGFGVPPESRAPPRQAPESPWGRGMTLGRN; encoded by the exons ATGGACGCTGGCGTGTGGTACCGCTCGCTGCCCCGATTCACCAGATATTGGCTGACGGCCACCGTGGTGCTGAGCATGCTCTGCCGCTTCGACGTTATCCCCCTCTATTGGCTGCATCTGGACCGATCTGCGGTCTTTGGCAAGCTGCAGCTCTGGCGCTGTGTGACGTCACTGTTCGTGTTCCCAATCTCCTCAAATACAGCGTTTCACTTCCTTATCAACTGCTTCTTCATCGTGCAATACAG CTCGAAACTGGAGAAGGATCAGTATAGTCGAAGTCCGGCGGATTATCTCTACCTGCTGATCGTATCAGCTGTGCTGGCCAACATCGGTGGGATGATCTTCAACGTTTACTTCCTCATGGACATGCTCGTCCTGGCCATCACCTATATTTGGTGTCAGCTGAACAAGGATGTCACCGTGAGCTTCTGGTTCGGCACCAGATTCAAGGCCATGTATCTTCCCTGGGTCCTGGCCGCCTTCGAGTTCATTTTCCACTT CTCCCTCGCCTCGCTGGTGGGCATCTTTGTGGGACATGTCTACTACTTCTTCAAGTTCCAGTACTCCCAAGACCTGGGCGGAGTTGCCCTGCTGGAAACCCCTCAATTCCT AAAGCGTCTTGTGCCGGACATTTCCGGCGGATTTGGTGGCTTTGGAGTGCCACCGGAGAGCAGAGCACCACCGCGACAAGCGCCCGAAAGTCCTTGGGGCCGGGGCATGACCTTGGGTCGGAACTAA
- the LOC119546488 gene encoding uncharacterized protein KIAA2013 homolog, producing the protein MLFRSAKSKFDAGDVVRRMKRLAEGTMSSYRRLFLLLLCVCVVFYMIPPIFRYIFLSAPEQKDPHSMCMDDRLTPFFLPNSEFDANIRHVSPAKIPGESDFTPYVGNGYLGLEIAHDAFLNIKNGRAMQLPIRFQPVVSVSGGPASGGEKEATVVEYLTGMVHRFQCFAGYFVSYTYYAHRTQPNIFMQEVQITNTRNLLEDIELIMPRVNLQKLTRRTVPLSEPASVGVFTYTELEVLSGIVQPHPETPSKSIVISIVKPQLDSKLQLRKRGTIRIVYPIAVQYTKPVPDAQVKGLSEATEQQATQAMTKLLTKLGSKASNPGSQNSINTYRQEHIDVWTDLWATGFTISTSKAENSLNGDRINATMYAVLSQVRSFEFEETGASKKEEIAKALTYAEGCYDSYHTLQAENLWREMSNLQQLNSLVTSWMLTLEKQGCHNLIRAGASGVIQGMVLSFGSFRFSNQHLECNIHPKFLHRDFHFRRLNYGNKTHVNVTIIVKDDNKAVINVALDRSDRSYYACDGGCLDEPVLLTPNRRQFPVKLTEPLTAILYITEDKQHMEELHHVLHVKEVVEAPAHEQHLIALHRHGHQLGGLPTLFWVSVCAIIIVFHIFLCKLIIKEYCEPSDKLRYRYNKP; encoded by the exons ATGTTATTCCGCTCAGCGAAAAGCAAGTTCGACGCCGGCGACGTGGTGCGTCGAATGAAGCGCCTGGCGGAGGGCACCATGTCCTCCTACCGCCGACTgttcctcctgctcctctgCGTCTGTGTGGTGTTCTATATGATTCCGCCGATCTTTCGCTATATCTTCCTTAGTGCCCCCGAGCAGAAAG ATCCCCACAGCATGTGCATGGACGATCGGCTGACGCCTTTTTTCCTGCCCAACTCGGAGTTTGATGCCAATATTCGTCACGTGTCACCAGCTAAAATTCCCGGCGAAAGCGATTTCACGCCCTACGTGGGCAACGGCTATCTTGGATTGGAGATCGCCCACGACGCCTTCCTTAACATCAAAAATGGCAGGGCCATGCAGTTGCCCATTCGCTTCCAGCCGGTGGTTTCCGTGTCGGGAGGACCCGCGTCTGGTGGTGAAAAGGAGGCCACTGTTGTCGAGTATTTGACGGGGATGGTCCACCGATTCCAGTGCTTCGCCGGCTACTTTGTTTCCTACACCTACTACGCCCATCGCACTCAGCCGAATATCTTCATGCAGGAGGTGCAGATCACGAACACCAGGAACCTATTGGAGGACATCGAGCTGATCATGCCACGCGTCAATCTGCAGAAGCTAACCAGGCGAACAGTGCCCCTTAG TGAGCCCGCCTCGGTTGGAGTGTTCACCTACACAGAGCTGGAGGTGCTCTCGGGCATAGTCCAGCCCCACCCAGAAACTCCCAGTAAATCCATTGTAATAAGCATAGTGAAACCACAGTTGGATTCCAAATTGCAGCTAAGAAAGCGAGGCACAATTCGGATTGTGTATCCCATAGCAGTGCAGTACACGAAACCTGTGCCGGATGCACAAGTCAAGGGCTTGAGTGAAGCCACCGAACAGCAGGCCACTCAGGCAATGACCAAGCTACTTACGAAGCTCGGCTCCAAGGCGTCGAATCCGGGATCCCAGAATAGCATTAACACCTACCGCCAGGAGCACATCGATGTGTGGACGGATCTGTGGGCCACTGGCTTTACGATAAGCACCTCCAAGGCAGAGAACAGCTTGAATGGCGACCGCATCAATGCCACAATGTATGCTGTTCTCTCGCAGGTGCGCAGCTTCGAGTTCGAGGAGACGGGTGCCTCTAAAAAAGAGGAGATTGCGAAGGCACTCACCTACGCCGAGGGTTGCTACGACTCGTACCACACTCTGCAGGCGGAGAATCTTTGGCGAGAGATGTCCAATCTGCAACAGCTCAATTCCCTGGTTACATCGTGGATGTTAACATTGGAAAAGCAAGGCTGTCACAACCTCATTCGAGCTGGAGCCTCGGGCGTAATCCAAGGCATGGTCCTGAGCTTTGGCAGCTTTCGTTTTAGCAATCAGCATCTGGAGTGCAATATCCATCCGAAGTTCTTGCACAGGGACTTTCACTTCAGGCGCCTTAACTATGGCAATAAAACCCATGTCAATGTCACCATAATTGTGAAGGATGACAACAAGGCGGTGATCAATGTGGCGCTGGACCGCTCTGACAGGAGTTACTATGCCTGCGATGGCGGTTGTCTGGATGAGCCCGTGCTGCTAAC GCCCAATCGACGACAATTCCCAGTTAAACTGACTGAACCTCTAACAGCAATATTATACATAACCGAGGACAAGCAGCACATGGAAGAGTTGCACCATGTGCTTCACGTTAAGGAAGTGGTTGAAG CTCCTGCCCATGAGCAACATCTAATAGCCCTGCATCGGCATGGCCACCAACTGGGTGGATTGCCCACGCTTTTCTGGGTTTCCGTGTGTGCAATAATCATAGTATTCCACATATTCCTGTGCAAGCTCATTATCAAGGAGTACTGCGAGCCGAGCGATAAGTTAAGATATCGTTATAACAAACCGTGA
- the LOC119546491 gene encoding histidine triad nucleotide-binding protein 3, with translation MECLSESFMKRRRLYIAGLAGLGLIILVSIYKCGSDGVRQASEIRKCFFCDFAHRRQGPPPILEVETDEYVIFKDKYPAAQHHYLAIPKEHFDSLKSLNRSHLGLVQRMESGMMEFLKTKNVDPKEAIIGFHLPPFISVHHLHLHGIFPPSDMNIGNKISFMSSFWFKKSEDAIHDLEDREL, from the exons ATGGAATGCTTGTCAGAAAGCTTTATGAAAAGGAGACGACTGTATATAGCCGGCCTGGCCGGTCTAGGGCTTATAATTTTGGTATCGATCTACAAATGTGGAAGCGACGGAGTACGGCAGGCATCCGAGATTCGGAAATGTTTCTTCTGCGATTTCGCCCACCGCCGCCAAGGCCCTCCACCAATTTTGGAGGTGGAAACCGATGAATATGTGATCTTCAAGGACAAATACCCTGCAGCCCAACATCATTACCTGGCAATTCCAAAGGAGCACTTCGACAGCTTGAAATCACTTAACAGATCGCACCTGGGATTGG TGCAACGAATGGAGTCTGGAATGATGGAGTTCCTAAAGACGAAGAATGTAGATCCCAAGGAGGCAATTATTGGATTCCATTTACCCCCATTTATATCAGTTCACCACCTCCATTTGCATGGCATTTTCCCACCCTCCGACATGAACATCGGTAACAAGATCAGCTTTATGTCTTCATTCTGGTTTAAAAAG TCCGAGGACGCTATACATGATTTGGAGGACCGGGAACTGTGA
- the LOC119547516 gene encoding BRCA2-interacting transcriptional repressor EMSY: protein MWPQTLEMSRDECRGMLRRLELESYSHVVSVFRAQGGLSETKAKLLEDLRQHFHINQERHRAEVRRAANDEQLCTIAENVCGPNTWQDWSREGRRPYPLLPRISPQTALSIVANDLAAKVCEENAKLAAPAETAAHFGEALVEQASLMSLKYPRSGRCQDPAMVIMEEPFKVPDVPNEVKKMTQKRKENEGGVEGKPNKKRHMQQPHSQQPHLPVPQQQPQQLSPSSNPAGEDGDAVPAEKRLTPRTLQQRYFYQQQMKHKQRLASKRNLTNSLGSPSTQSGSPLGGRNPTSSGGDSSPGKRIAAPAKSGRRAQKQLQHQQQQKLQQHQQQKVLMQSPETVPNHMVVQPHVEYVLDEALKTLAATTPPTSTSTSATSAATPPYTFLNDLRPLVTLKPLKPLKPMVYGPQGGAGATEIGSPTTPGARGFASSPIVFKEKLQVSAVQGQSQGATGKKYGVEERNPDSLPSAATTPTPISTANLPLAPQIISVQQIPAPPMSAKLRPAIASPTGTTNSTLLPPGSKITPKKFNLLEGDAKPKTLPSSAVRLLPYTEPIGGPLSPMKDSRVTPLSSASTVNIIKNIPASSLNNTLITPLPSAGTTMPANLFRAKVTTPQIKGPSGGAVSGAGGAAVIGATGGAGGAPQILGNIKLTSSSGGAATIKQVPSSALRNIKICSPNGKVFLQPGKLPAGSIIHKLNNTSGTSVVGTGGVVTTTTAVSPTNLPAREQRTSIQKMQILQPATGSGNSGCNSPTTTTTTISGLSSSAKQTTLGGKPTTLTIATASGGKHNLVFLPASAASGMRALTLATKPKSNVLVIGATTSPAPTSSASSSSSPNPSRGTKPKPNQLITEDTPIDIINMPIIVSDNGTTTELNQTSVKNSPLVVFHATDWEMELDQAATKSATTSSKQALEDELIEEDEDLEEEMEERNDQESTMDLNNSIIELHPEDDSAIEYVDMDLEQPIEIESTTNISPETATTTLKAAIVSATAQQQKKPLEQPLATGAASL, encoded by the exons ATGTGGCCGCAAACGCTGGAAATGTCGCGGGACGAGTGCCGAGGCATGCTGCGTCGACTGG AACTCGAGTCCTATTCGCATGTGGTGAGCGTTTTTCGCGCCCAAGGAGGCCTCAGTGAAACCAAGGCGAAACTGCTGGAGGATCTGCGCCAGCACTTTCACATCAACCAGGAGCGTCATCGGGCGGAAGTGCGAAGGGCGGCCAACGACGAGCAGCTCTGCACCATTGCCGAAAA CGTTTGTGGCCCCAACACCTGGCAGGACTGGTCTCGCGAAGGACGACGTCCCTATCCGCTGCTACCCAGGATTAGTCCACAAACAGCCCTCAGTATCGTTGCCAATGATCTGGCGGCCAAGGTATGCGAGGAAAATGCCAAATTGGCGGCTCCCGCCGAAACGGCGGCGCATTTCGGAGAAGCCCTCGTGGAGCAGGCTTCGCTGATGAGCCTGAAATATCCTCGGAGCGGCAGGTGCCAGGATCCCGCCATGGTGATCATGGAGGAGCCG TTTAAAGTGCCCGATGTGCCCAACGAGGTTAAAAAAATGACACAGAAGCGCAAGGAGAACGAGGGCGGAGTGGAAGGCAAGCCCAACAAGAAGAGGCACATGCAACAGCCACATTCGCAGCAACCTCACCTGCCTGTTCCCcagcagcagccacagcaGCTGAGTCCATCCTCGAATCCCGCCGGCGAGGATGGAGATGCAGTGCCTGCGGAGAAGCGGCTCACTCCTCGCACCCTTCAGCAGCGCTACTTCTATCAGCAGCAGATGAAACACAAGCAGCGCCTGGCCAGCAAACGGAATTTGACCAACAGTTTGGGCTCACCATCCACCCAGTCAGGAAGTCCTTTGGGCGGCAGGAACCCAACATCGTCAGGGGGAGATTCCTCGCCAGGAAAGCGAATAGCTGCTCCTGCCAAAAGTGGACGGAGGGCGCAAAAGCAActgcaacatcagcagcaacaaaagttgcagcaacaccagcaacaaaAAGTATTAATGCAATCGCCGGAAACGGTGCCCAATCATATGGTGGTGCAGCCACATGTGGAGTATGTGCTCGACGAGGCGCTCAAAACGCTGGCGGCCACCACGCCACCAACGTCCACATCCACAAGTGCGACAAGTGCAGCCACTCCTCCCTATACCTTCCTCAATGATCTGAGACCACTTGTCACGCTAAAGCCACTTAAGCCCCTAAAGCCAATGGTGTATGGACCACAAGGTGGAGCAGGAGCCACTGAAATTGGTTCACCCACAACGCCAGGCGCTCGAGGATTCGCAAGCTCGCCAATAGTTTTTAAGGAGAAGCTGCAGGTCTCAGCTGTTCAGGGGCAGTCACAAGGTGCAACCGGGAAAAAGTATGGGGTGGAGGAAAGAAATCCGGATTCGCTGCCATCTGCTGCCACTACGCCTACTCCTATATCCACCGCAAATCTTCCACTGGCACCCCAGATCATCAGCGTACAACAGATCCCAGCTCCGCCAATGAGCGCCAAACTGCGGCCAGCCATAGCTTCGCCCACTGGCACCACAAACTCTACGCTGCTGCCGCCAGGCTCCAAGATAACGCCGAAGAAGTTCAATCTTCTAGAGGGCGATGCCAAACCGAAAACTCTTCCCAGTTCGGCGGTTCGTTTGCTACCCTACACGGAACCCATTGGCGGTCCTTTGTCGCCCATGAAGGACTCCAGGGTTACTCCTTTGAGCAGCGCCTCCACAGTTAATATCATCAAAAATATACCAGCTAGTAGTTTGAACAACACCCTGATAACACCGCTGCCCTCAGCAGGAACAACAATGCCGGCCAACCTCTTTAGGGCGAAGGTGACAACGCCTCAGATTAAGGGCCCAAGTGGTGGAGCAGTGAGTGGTGCAGGCGGAGCAGCCGTTATTGGTGCAACAGGCGGAGCAGGAGGTGCCCCCCAAATCCTGGGAAACATTAAGCTAACCAGCAGCTCGGGAGGAGCAGCCACCATCAAACAGGTGCCCAGTAGTGCTTTGCGAAACATCAAAATTTGCTCACCGAATGGAAAGGTGTTCCTTCAGCCTGGAAAACTTCCAGCCGGAAGCATCATTCACAAACTTAACAATACAAGCGGTACTTCGGTTGTGGGGACCGGTGGAGTAGTGACCACCACCACAGCCGTTTCGCCCACAAATCTGCCGGCAAGAGAGCAAAGAACCAGCATACAAAAGATGCAGATACTCCAACCGGCTACCGGGAGCGGGAATAGTGGATGCAACAGTCCCACCACCACCACGACAACCATTTCCGGCTTGAGTTCGAGTGCCAAGCAGACAACCCTGGGCGGCAAACCCACCACTCTGACCATCGCCACTGCGAGCGGTGGTAAGCACAATCTGGTTTTCCTGCCAGCAAGTGCGGCGAGTGGAATGAGGGCGCTCACACTGGCAACCAAGCCCAAGTCCAATGTGCTGGTCATTGGAGCCACCACTAGCCCAGCACCCACGTCGAgtgcatcatcatcatcatcgccaAATCCGTCTAGAGGCACTAAGCCAAAACCCAACCAACTCATAACCGAGGATACACCCATCGATATTATAAATATGCCCATCATTGTGTCAGACAATGGAACCACTACGGAGCTCAATCAGACTTCGGTTAAGAACTCTCCCCTCGTGGTATTCCATGCCACCGATTGGGAAATGGAGCTGGATCAGGCGGCCACCAAGTCGGCGACCACTTCATCCAAACAAGCTCTGGAAGATGAACTAATCGAGGAAGATGAAGATCTGGAGGAGGAAATGGAGGAGCGGAATGACCAAGAATCTACAATGGACCTGAACAATAGCA TCATTGAACTGCATCCAGAGGACGATAGTGCTATCGAGTATGTGGACATGGATCTGGAGCAGCCGATAGAGATAGAGAGCACCACCAACATATCGCCAGAGACGGCCACAACCACATTGAAGGCAGCTATCGTCTCGGCAACTGCCCAGCAGCAAAAGAAGCCACTGGAACAGCCACTGGCAACAGGAGCAGCTAGCCTATAG
- the LOC119546489 gene encoding aspartate aminotransferase, mitochondrial isoform X2, which translates to MSQICKRGLLISNRLAPAALRCKSTWFSEVQMGPPDAILGVTEAFKKDKNPKKINLGAGAYRDDNTQPFVLPSVREAEKRVLSRSLDKEYATIIGIPEFYNKAIELALGTGSKRLAAKHNVTAQSISGTGALRIGAAFLAKFWKGNREIYIPSPSWGNHVAIFEHAGLPVNRYRYYNKDTCALDFAGLIEDLKKIPEKSIVLLHACAHNPTGVDPTLEQWKEISAVVKSRNLYPFIDMAYQGFATGDIDRDAQAVRTFEADGHDFSLAQSFAKNMGLYGERAGAFTVLCSDEEEAARVMSQVKILIRGLYSNPPVHGARIAAEILNNEDLRAQWLKDVKLMADRIINVRTQLKDNLQKLGSSQNWDHIVNQIGMFCFTGLKPEQVQKLIKEHSVYLTNDGRVSMAGVTSKNVEYLAESIHKVTK; encoded by the exons ATGTCGCAGATCTGTAAGCGCGGTTTGTTGATCAGCAACCGATTGGCGCCCGCCGCCCTCCGCTGCAA atCAACATGGTTCTCTGAGGTGCAAATGGGTCCTCCTGATGCCATTTTGGGAGTGACAGAGGCCTTCAAGAAGGACAAGAACCCGAAGAAGATCAACTTGGGCGCTGGCGCCTATCGTGATGATAACACTCAGCCCTTTGTGCTGCCCAGTGTTCGGGAG GCCGAGAAGCGAGTACTGAGCCGTAGTTTGGACAAGGAGTACGCCACTATTATTGGCATTCCCGAGTTCTACAACAAAGCCATTGAACTGGCTTTGGGCACG GGATCCAAGCGCCTGGCCGCCAAGCACAATGTGACCGCCCAGTCCATCAGTGGAACTGGAGCTCTGCGCATTGGAGCCGCCTTCCTGGCCAAATTCTGGAAGGGCAACCGCGAAATCTACATCCCGTCACCATCGTGGGGCAACCATGTGGCCATTTTCGAGCACGCCGGTCTGCCGGTGAACCGGTATCGCTACTATAACAAGGACACCTGCGCCCTGGACTTTGCCGGTCTGATCGAGGATCTGAAG AAAATCCCCGAGAAGAGCATCGTTCTCCTGCACGCCTGTGCCCACAACCCAACTGGAGTCGATCCCACTCTGGAGCAATGGAAAGAAATCTCGGCGGTGGTGAAGAGCCGCAATCTGTATCCCTTTATCGACATGGCCTACCAGGGCTTCGCCACCGGTGACATCGATCGCGATGCCCAGGCTGTCCGCACCTTCGAAGCCGATGGCCACGACTTCTCCCTGGCCCAGAGTTTCGCCAAGAACATGGGATTGTATGGCGAGCGTGCTGGTGCCTTCACTGTGCTGTGCTCCGATGAGGAGGAGGCTGCCCGTGTGATGTCCCAGGTTAAGATCCTGATCCGTGGTCTGTACTCCAATCCCCCCGTTCATGGCGCTCGTATTGCCGCCGAGATCCTGAACAACGAGGATTTGCGCGCCCAGTGGCTGAAGGATGTGAAGCTGATGGCCGACCGCATCATCAATGTGCGCACCCAGCTGAAGGACAACCTGCAGAAACTGGGATCCAGCCAGAACTGGGACCACATTGTCAACCAAATCGGCATGTTCTGTTTCACCGGCCTGAAGCCCGAGCAGGTCCAGAAGTTGATCAAGGAGCACAGTGTCTACCTGACCAACGATGGTCGTGTTTCAATGGCGGGAGTCACCAGCAAGAATGTCGAGTACCTGGCCGAGAGCATACACAAGGTCACCAAGTAG